Genomic segment of bacterium:
AAGAGTATCTTCGGACTTAAAGATACCATAAGTTTTATATCTTCCTTCTTCTAAGGTCAAAACCTCTATCTCTTTTCTATTTGCGTCAACTAACCAGTATTCTTTGACACCACATCTTTCATAAAGCCTTTTTTTCGTAATTCTGTCCCTCTGGGCAGAGTTTGGCGAGATAATCTCTATCAGTAAATCCGGTGAACCTTGTATATTATCTTTTGTAATGATATTGAAATTTTCTTTTAAGACAAAGATAATATCTGGTTGAACAACATCTTCGTTACTTAAAACAACATCACAAGGGGCATCAAATACCTCTCCTAACCCTGATTTTTCTAATACTTGCATAATTTTAAATTCCATTCTTTTTGAGATTCGTTGATGCCATACATTTGGTGCTGGTGCCATAAAGAATTCACCTCCAATCAATTCATACCGATTGTCAGAGTCTATATCCCAGGTAAGATAATCTTCGTAGGTAAATTTTTCTTGTTTTGGCATAGTTGCTGTAGTCATTGCTTTCCTCCTTTTATCTTTGCCATTTTTGCCGCCAATTTAATTGCCTCTAATATACTTGTTGGATTGGCTATATTTTTCCCGGCAATATCAAATGCAGTGCCGTGGTCAGGTGAGGTCCGAATTATAGGCAAACCAATCGTTACATTTACGGCATCATCAAAGGCTAATAATTTTAAAGGAATAAGTCCCTGGTCGTGATACATTGCGATGACGACATCAAATTCACCTTTGACGGCACGATAAAAAACAGTATCTGGCGGATAGGGTCCTCTGGCGTTAATCCCTTTGCGTTGAGCGACCTCAATCGCCGGGATAATCTCTTTTTCCTCCTCTTTGCCAAATAACCCTCCTTCGCTGGCGTGTGGATTTAATCCAGCTACGGCAATTCCTGGCTTTTTTAGTCCAAAATAATCCTTAAATGCAGATTGAGTTAATTTAATCGTGGTCAAAACCTTTTTCCTTGAAAGTTGCCGGATTGCCTTGTATAAAGGGATATGAATACTTACCAGAACAACCTTCAAAGAATGACTTACAAACATCATCGCATATTGGCGTCTATGGGTTAAGTCCGCCAAAAAATCTGTATGTCCGGCGAAATGAAATTCTGCTTTCTTCATTGCCTCTTTATTTATCGGTGCGGTTGTAATCGCCTGAATTTCATTATCCAGAGCTAGATTAACTGCTTTTTTTATGAATTCTATAGCCGCCTTACCAGTTGTTCTGCTTATCTTCCCAATCTCTAATTCATCTAATTTAATATTATCTAAATCAAGACAATCAATCGTTCCAAACTGAAATTTAGCCTCTGATACATCTTGAATAGAATTAATCTTTAATCTGTCCTC
This window contains:
- a CDS encoding Uma2 family endonuclease, with product MTTATMPKQEKFTYEDYLTWDIDSDNRYELIGGEFFMAPAPNVWHQRISKRMEFKIMQVLEKSGLGEVFDAPCDVVLSNEDVVQPDIIFVLKENFNIITKDNIQGSPDLLIEIISPNSAQRDRITKKRLYERCGVKEYWLVDANRKEIEVLTLEEGRYKTYGIFKSEDTLSSVLLEDFHFKVGEVF
- the pdxA gene encoding 4-hydroxythreonine-4-phosphate dehydrogenase PdxA; translation: MGKPIIGITMGDAAGIGPEVIIKALNMPSIYEECCPIVIGDAKVLLAEIRRQRIENRGQTFPEPRVSSPEPRAPSPNFEDRLKINSIQDVSEAKFQFGTIDCLDLDNIKLDELEIGKISRTTGKAAIEFIKKAVNLALDNEIQAITTAPINKEAMKKAEFHFAGHTDFLADLTHRRQYAMMFVSHSLKVVLVSIHIPLYKAIRQLSRKKVLTTIKLTQSAFKDYFGLKKPGIAVAGLNPHASEGGLFGKEEEKEIIPAIEVAQRKGINARGPYPPDTVFYRAVKGEFDVVIAMYHDQGLIPLKLLAFDDAVNVTIGLPIIRTSPDHGTAFDIAGKNIANPTSILEAIKLAAKMAKIKGGKQ